The following proteins come from a genomic window of Gimesia chilikensis:
- a CDS encoding P-II family nitrogen regulator, which yields MKKVEAVIRHFKLEEVKDALTEIGVQGMTVSEVRGFGRQKGHKEQYRGAEYTVDFLPKAKMEVIVPDDQVKAVVDTILESARTGQIGDGKIFVLPVEDIIRIRTGEAGETAL from the coding sequence ATGAAAAAAGTGGAAGCTGTCATCAGACATTTCAAATTGGAAGAAGTCAAAGATGCCCTCACCGAAATCGGTGTACAGGGTATGACTGTGTCTGAAGTTCGTGGTTTTGGTCGTCAAAAAGGTCACAAGGAGCAGTATCGTGGTGCCGAATACACCGTCGATTTCCTGCCCAAGGCCAAAATGGAAGTGATCGTTCCCGATGATCAGGTCAAAGCCGTTGTCGACACGATTCTTGAATCAGCCCGCACCGGCCAGATCGGTGATGGAAAGATTTTTGTTCTTCCCGTGGAAGACATCATCCGTATTCGTACGGGAGAAGCTGGAGAGACCGCTCTCTAA
- a CDS encoding prepilin peptidase — translation MMNLQIKHLNTLLPPELALLVPCGVLFVLGAVVGQGVNSWVRRMSLQSKPQPLSRCEACGARILRWKLIPLLRWIPLGNRCPACSRRLPRSEFLLELGTGVLFAGYYLMAVHFRCLDVPSVVPPEGMFEWRLLYHYVLLTLLVAATSIDFREYLIPDQITVTGMLVGVIGATIAGQLQIIHFWVDWNQAIPGLAGPYIPEWIKDHSHWHGLAWSMAGLLAGGGLTWGVRLISSVLLGQEALGLGDVTLMAMVGSFLGWQPIVPILLLAPLCGLLIGFMTRMTTGKTYLPYGPYLCAATLIVLMGWQWIWLAEWSSAVPGAPPEFSIRRLFGDVGGLAIIGGIALGAFIGLLLMLRVYRSIPIKRQ, via the coding sequence ATGATGAACCTGCAGATTAAACATTTGAATACATTATTGCCCCCGGAACTGGCTTTACTGGTGCCTTGTGGCGTCCTGTTTGTACTGGGAGCAGTGGTCGGGCAGGGGGTAAATTCCTGGGTTCGGCGGATGTCACTGCAGTCAAAACCGCAGCCACTGTCGCGCTGTGAGGCATGTGGTGCGCGCATTTTGCGCTGGAAACTGATTCCGCTGCTCCGCTGGATCCCCCTGGGGAACCGTTGTCCGGCCTGTTCCAGGCGGCTGCCTCGCTCCGAATTTTTACTCGAACTGGGGACGGGCGTCCTGTTTGCCGGCTATTATCTGATGGCGGTCCACTTTCGTTGCCTGGATGTGCCTTCGGTGGTGCCTCCCGAGGGGATGTTCGAGTGGCGGCTGCTTTATCATTATGTTCTGCTGACTCTGCTGGTGGCGGCGACCAGTATCGATTTTCGTGAATACCTGATTCCGGATCAGATCACCGTGACCGGAATGCTGGTGGGAGTGATCGGGGCTACAATCGCGGGGCAGTTACAGATCATCCATTTCTGGGTGGACTGGAACCAGGCGATTCCAGGACTGGCGGGGCCTTACATTCCTGAGTGGATCAAAGACCATTCGCACTGGCACGGCCTGGCGTGGAGTATGGCGGGGTTGCTGGCAGGAGGCGGACTTACTTGGGGCGTACGCCTGATTTCTTCGGTGCTGCTGGGACAGGAAGCACTCGGTCTGGGGGATGTGACCTTAATGGCGATGGTGGGCAGTTTTCTGGGCTGGCAGCCGATCGTGCCTATTCTGTTGCTCGCCCCCTTATGTGGATTGCTGATCGGCTTTATGACGCGGATGACCACCGGCAAGACATATCTGCCTTACGGCCCCTATCTGTGTGCTGCGACGCTGATCGTACTCATGGGCTGGCAGTGGATCTGGCTGGCGGAATGGTCGTCTGCGGTGCCTGGCGCGCCGCCGGAATTCTCGATTCGCAGACTGTTTGGCGATGTTGGCGGGCTGGCCATCATTGGCGGCATTGCCCTGGGAGCGTTTATCGGGCTGCTGCTGATGCTGCGGGTTTACCGGTCGATTCCGATTAAGCGTCAGTAA
- a CDS encoding flagellar biosynthesis anti-sigma factor FlgM, translating to MDVNGTSSISGSLPISKQAGPSNTNINKTPGTKPISSPQDQLEISSAGRMLDEMTNNSDMRAERLAQIKAAIDDGTYETDEKLEAALGRLLDQFNDSE from the coding sequence ATGGATGTTAACGGCACCAGTTCTATTTCCGGATCGCTGCCTATCAGTAAGCAAGCTGGTCCGAGCAACACCAACATCAATAAGACGCCTGGTACGAAGCCGATCTCCTCACCGCAGGATCAGCTGGAGATATCTTCCGCGGGGCGTATGCTGGATGAAATGACGAACAACTCCGATATGCGTGCAGAGCGGTTGGCACAAATCAAGGCAGCCATTGATGACGGAACTTACGAAACGGATGAGAAACTGGAAGCAGCCTTAGGGCGACTTCTGGATCAGTTCAACGATTCCGAGTAA
- the glnD gene encoding [protein-PII] uridylyltransferase → MSRTANSSSAQQPFVVYRAQLEQARQRGRDLLRQGAGGLQIATAIAESIEQLLLKIIQDQFQEISAAEQKLIQQNCSILVIGGSGRGLMAPFSDVDMLFLYRNQVVDEFSNFIGNVVRNCWDAGLKLGHSVRTIADSIKMARTEPEFATAMIEARSIWGDEHLAEQLIRSYYRHVILFRRRIFFEQCVAARWEERKQHGGAVMQLEPDIKRSPGGLRDIHLLRWTGYARYGTSNLDMLRLDGRINSRDVRTLKNARDYLLKVRIQLHYEAGKQQDLFTKDSQLWMAEQRQIEGTNGQRPVEILMQEYFRHSKAVAEITERFIKAHRPLPFLSRAYDFLMTHRSDGILKIAPDHLDVVPKYRNEVCNNLEEILKLFDTASLYGISIAPDLLDTIREAALKLPPTITNRSIDLFRAIMGRSTQLGPTLRIMSETGILNLLIPYMQHAYCLLQFNQYHSYTVDEHTFRAIEAAELFADDDSALGSSYRNIEDKDLLNLAILLHDIGKGYGEDHSKMGAMIATDTAVRLGLREDEQKLLVFLVLEHLTMAHLAFRRDISDPDILFEFSQKVGSPEKLRMLYVLTAADITAVGPGVFTDWKSELLADLYERTMLLLGGKHSRYHRDQRLARVKQLVRNHLDLPQIPEYEEDPDSWFTELFNSFSPHYLLVNSSERIAADIKILRDLPPDQIVVEGEFEPDTGTVNYHVIAPAMYSQACFHRMVSVFTSRRMEIISAQITTSASGGVVDSFHVIDHDFVDEVPVSHIEKIEEEIRKAVKGESDARTMFLSNQRFHESTELSGEYELGRVEIDNHSSKRCTIIDVISNDRTGLLYIISRAISRMGLSVVMAKISTHLDQVVDVFYVIDEHEQKIVDEERLQQIRQKLESTLHDFELEGYKRYQRV, encoded by the coding sequence ATGTCACGCACCGCGAACTCTAGTTCTGCACAGCAACCTTTTGTTGTCTATCGCGCACAGCTGGAGCAGGCCAGACAACGGGGACGTGACCTGCTGCGCCAGGGAGCAGGCGGACTGCAGATCGCTACCGCCATCGCGGAATCCATCGAACAGCTGCTGCTCAAGATCATCCAGGATCAGTTCCAGGAAATTTCCGCAGCAGAGCAGAAGCTGATTCAGCAAAACTGCTCCATCCTGGTCATCGGCGGTTCCGGTCGCGGTTTGATGGCCCCCTTCTCCGATGTGGACATGCTGTTCCTCTATCGCAATCAGGTTGTTGATGAATTCTCGAACTTCATCGGCAACGTAGTCCGCAACTGCTGGGACGCTGGCCTCAAACTGGGGCACAGTGTCCGCACGATTGCAGATTCCATCAAGATGGCCCGCACCGAACCCGAGTTTGCCACCGCGATGATAGAAGCCCGCTCCATCTGGGGGGATGAGCATCTGGCTGAGCAGCTGATTCGGTCTTACTATCGCCACGTCATCCTGTTTCGCCGACGCATCTTCTTCGAACAGTGCGTTGCCGCACGCTGGGAAGAACGCAAACAGCACGGCGGCGCGGTCATGCAGCTGGAACCCGATATCAAACGTTCGCCCGGCGGTCTCCGCGACATCCACCTCTTACGCTGGACCGGTTACGCCCGTTACGGCACCTCCAACCTCGATATGCTGAGGCTCGATGGCCGCATCAACAGCCGTGATGTACGAACCCTCAAAAATGCCCGCGACTATCTGCTCAAAGTCCGCATTCAACTGCATTACGAAGCCGGCAAACAGCAGGATCTGTTTACCAAAGATTCGCAGCTCTGGATGGCCGAACAACGACAGATTGAAGGCACCAACGGGCAGCGTCCTGTCGAAATCCTGATGCAGGAATACTTCCGGCACAGTAAAGCCGTCGCGGAAATCACAGAACGCTTCATTAAAGCGCATCGTCCCCTGCCCTTCCTGTCGCGGGCTTATGATTTCCTGATGACACATCGTTCAGACGGGATCCTCAAAATCGCTCCCGATCACCTGGATGTCGTCCCGAAATACAGAAACGAAGTCTGCAACAACCTGGAAGAAATTCTCAAACTGTTCGATACCGCTTCGCTGTACGGCATCTCAATCGCCCCTGACCTGCTGGATACCATTCGCGAAGCAGCGCTTAAGTTGCCACCCACAATCACCAATCGCTCGATCGATCTGTTCCGCGCAATCATGGGTCGCAGCACCCAGTTGGGCCCCACATTGAGAATCATGTCGGAAACCGGCATTCTCAATCTGCTGATCCCGTACATGCAACACGCTTACTGTCTGCTGCAGTTCAATCAGTATCACAGCTACACCGTCGACGAACATACTTTCCGCGCCATCGAAGCAGCGGAACTGTTCGCCGATGATGACTCCGCCCTGGGCAGCTCGTATCGCAATATCGAGGATAAGGATCTGCTCAACCTCGCAATTCTGCTGCATGACATCGGGAAAGGCTATGGCGAAGACCACAGTAAAATGGGGGCCATGATCGCAACAGACACCGCGGTCCGTCTGGGGCTCAGAGAGGACGAACAGAAACTGCTCGTCTTCCTGGTCTTAGAGCATCTCACGATGGCCCACCTGGCATTTCGGCGGGATATCTCTGATCCGGACATCCTCTTCGAATTCAGTCAGAAGGTCGGCAGCCCGGAAAAACTCCGTATGCTATACGTGTTGACCGCGGCAGACATCACTGCGGTTGGCCCCGGCGTGTTTACTGACTGGAAGTCGGAACTGCTCGCGGATTTATACGAACGCACCATGCTCCTGCTGGGTGGAAAGCATTCCCGCTATCATCGTGACCAGCGTCTGGCCCGCGTAAAACAGCTGGTCCGAAATCACCTCGACCTCCCCCAGATCCCCGAGTACGAAGAAGATCCCGACTCATGGTTCACCGAGTTGTTTAATTCGTTCTCACCACATTATCTACTGGTCAATTCTTCAGAACGGATTGCCGCCGATATCAAAATCCTCCGCGACCTCCCTCCGGATCAGATCGTGGTGGAGGGGGAATTCGAACCGGACACAGGCACGGTCAATTACCATGTGATCGCTCCCGCCATGTACTCACAGGCCTGTTTCCATCGCATGGTCAGCGTGTTTACTTCTCGTCGCATGGAAATCATATCCGCCCAGATTACGACCAGCGCCTCCGGCGGTGTCGTCGACAGTTTTCATGTCATCGACCATGACTTTGTGGATGAAGTCCCCGTAAGTCACATCGAAAAAATCGAAGAGGAAATCCGCAAGGCCGTCAAAGGCGAAAGCGATGCCCGCACCATGTTCCTCTCCAATCAGCGATTCCATGAATCAACAGAGCTGAGTGGAGAATACGAACTGGGACGCGTGGAAATTGACAATCACTCTTCCAAACGCTGCACGATCATCGACGTCATTTCCAACGACCGCACCGGGCTGCTCTATATTATTTCCCGGGCCATCAGCCGCATGGGACTGTCCGTCGTCATGGCGAAAATTTCGACGCACCTCGACCAGGTTGTCGATGTCTTCTATGTGATCGATGAGCACGAGCAGAAAATCGTTGATGAGGAGCGGCTGCAGCAGATCAGACAGAAACTCGAATCGACACTGCACGACTTCGAACTCGAAGGCTACAAACGTTACCAGCGGGTCTGA
- a CDS encoding P-II family nitrogen regulator yields the protein MKKIQAIIRHYKLEEVKNAISELGISGMTVSEVRGFGRQRGHKETYRGNEYIVDFLPKVKIEIVVQDDVVPQTVETITQVARTGQIGDGKIFITNLDEVIRIRTGETGPEAV from the coding sequence ATGAAAAAAATTCAGGCAATCATACGCCATTACAAACTGGAAGAAGTCAAAAATGCCATTTCAGAGCTTGGCATCAGTGGTATGACTGTCAGTGAAGTCCGGGGGTTTGGTCGCCAGCGCGGTCACAAAGAAACCTACCGCGGCAATGAGTACATCGTCGACTTCTTACCCAAGGTGAAAATTGAAATCGTTGTCCAGGACGATGTGGTCCCCCAGACCGTCGAAACCATTACACAGGTTGCACGGACAGGCCAGATTGGTGACGGGAAAATTTTTATCACGAATCTCGATGAAGTTATCCGAATCCGTACGGGAGAAACCGGCCCGGAAGCGGTCTGA
- a CDS encoding threonine aldolase family protein gives MAPLDPAFIDLRSDTKTKPTPEMLQAMMTAELGDDMNAEDPTVNRLEAMICEMLGMEAAVFACSGTQSNQMGVRAHCLPGDELLIHELGHIAMFEGGGPAILSGVSCRTLSGEKGMLALENVRGKIRADDQHLCRTRLLCVENTTNAGGGHYYPLDQLTEICDWAHENGLKTHMDGARVFNATVAGGYSIAEVCKPLDTISICFSKGLGCPMGSILAGPKEEIAKARRSRKVFGGALRQAGIVAAACIYALENNIERLQEDHDNARFLAEQLAGIDGISINPAETETNLVFFDIAPEHGNAMQLSAALKELGVGIGAMGETRLRACTHLDITREQIEQVAPIVQKALQQGLEKYAGIATGPYARG, from the coding sequence GTGGCCCCGCTTGATCCCGCATTTATCGATCTTCGCAGTGATACGAAAACCAAACCCACGCCTGAAATGCTGCAGGCCATGATGACCGCGGAGCTCGGCGACGATATGAACGCCGAAGACCCGACCGTGAATCGTCTGGAAGCCATGATCTGCGAAATGCTCGGCATGGAAGCGGCCGTCTTCGCCTGCTCGGGAACCCAGTCCAACCAGATGGGTGTTCGCGCTCACTGCCTGCCGGGCGACGAACTGCTGATTCACGAACTGGGTCACATCGCGATGTTCGAGGGCGGCGGTCCAGCCATCCTGAGTGGTGTCTCCTGTCGCACCCTCTCCGGTGAGAAAGGCATGCTCGCGCTGGAAAACGTACGAGGTAAAATTCGCGCAGACGATCAGCACCTCTGTCGCACCCGCCTGCTCTGCGTCGAAAACACCACCAATGCCGGCGGTGGCCACTACTACCCGCTCGACCAGCTGACCGAAATCTGTGACTGGGCACACGAGAACGGCCTGAAAACCCACATGGATGGCGCCCGCGTCTTCAATGCAACGGTCGCCGGCGGCTACTCGATTGCGGAGGTCTGCAAACCGCTGGATACAATTTCGATCTGCTTCTCCAAGGGACTGGGCTGTCCGATGGGCTCAATCCTCGCCGGCCCCAAAGAGGAAATCGCCAAAGCCCGTCGCTCCCGTAAAGTCTTTGGTGGTGCCCTGCGTCAGGCCGGTATCGTCGCCGCAGCCTGCATCTATGCCCTCGAAAATAATATCGAACGGTTGCAGGAAGACCATGACAACGCCCGCTTCCTGGCAGAACAGCTCGCCGGAATCGACGGGATCTCAATCAATCCCGCGGAGACCGAGACCAACCTCGTCTTCTTTGATATCGCCCCTGAACACGGAAACGCAATGCAGCTTTCAGCCGCTCTGAAAGAGCTGGGAGTTGGCATCGGCGCAATGGGAGAAACCCGTCTGCGGGCCTGCACCCACCTCGACATCACCCGCGAGCAGATCGAACAGGTCGCCCCGATCGTTCAGAAAGCTCTGCAGCAGGGACTGGAAAAATACGCCGGAATCGCCACCGGCCCCTATGCCCGCGGCTGA
- a CDS encoding ammonium transporter yields the protein MAWMMVASALVLMMTAPGLALFYGGLVRKKNILGVMMQCVFLMGLMSVIWALWGYSLAFGSDILGGFVGGFDHLFLNGVIPYWGDGTSHTPNNGSIPDSLFMVFQMMFFIITPALICGAFAERMKFSSMVVFSILWGTFIYCPIAHWVWSSNGWLYEGNKEALFPAFDYAGGTVVHISSGFSALVCAILLGKRLGYGQEPMPPHNLTYTFVGATMLWVGWFGFNAGSAGGANASAVNAFVATHLAAAAGVLAWSVAEWITLKKPSILGACSGAVAGLVCITPACGTVTPLSGIILGLIAGFACYFACTTLKSKFKYDDSLDAFGVHGVGGTVGAILTGVFATKAITGEVKKSGLLEGNSQQLINQFVSVGAAIAISVIGTIIILKLIDLTMGLRVSKDGEIQGLDLSQHGEEGYIFL from the coding sequence ATGGCCTGGATGATGGTTGCATCAGCACTGGTCCTGATGATGACGGCTCCCGGGCTGGCTCTGTTTTATGGTGGTCTGGTGAGGAAAAAGAATATTCTGGGCGTCATGATGCAATGCGTCTTTCTGATGGGACTGATGTCCGTAATCTGGGCACTCTGGGGCTACAGCCTGGCCTTCGGCTCCGATATTCTCGGCGGATTTGTAGGCGGTTTTGACCATCTGTTTCTCAATGGAGTGATTCCCTATTGGGGGGATGGTACGTCACACACACCCAATAATGGATCCATCCCCGATTCATTATTCATGGTCTTTCAAATGATGTTTTTCATCATCACCCCCGCGCTGATCTGTGGTGCCTTTGCCGAACGGATGAAATTCAGCTCGATGGTGGTCTTCTCCATCCTCTGGGGCACATTTATTTACTGCCCGATTGCCCACTGGGTCTGGTCCAGCAACGGCTGGTTGTACGAGGGAAACAAAGAAGCACTTTTCCCTGCATTCGATTACGCGGGCGGAACAGTGGTACATATCAGCTCCGGATTCTCTGCGCTGGTCTGCGCAATCCTGCTCGGTAAACGACTGGGATATGGTCAGGAACCGATGCCGCCCCACAACTTAACATATACTTTTGTCGGAGCCACGATGCTCTGGGTCGGCTGGTTCGGGTTTAACGCGGGTAGTGCCGGCGGAGCGAATGCATCAGCCGTGAACGCCTTCGTGGCAACACATCTGGCAGCCGCTGCAGGCGTCCTCGCCTGGTCGGTTGCCGAATGGATCACTTTGAAAAAACCAAGTATCCTGGGGGCCTGTTCGGGCGCTGTGGCCGGACTGGTCTGCATCACTCCTGCCTGTGGTACGGTAACACCACTTTCAGGTATTATCCTCGGGCTGATCGCCGGATTTGCCTGTTACTTTGCCTGTACGACTCTCAAATCCAAATTCAAATATGATGATTCACTCGATGCCTTCGGTGTGCATGGTGTGGGGGGAACAGTCGGTGCCATCCTGACCGGCGTATTTGCTACCAAAGCCATCACAGGCGAAGTAAAAAAATCGGGGTTACTGGAAGGTAATTCACAACAGCTCATCAATCAGTTCGTCAGTGTCGGGGCTGCCATCGCGATCTCCGTGATCGGCACGATCATCATCCTCAAACTGATCGATCTGACCATGGGTCTGCGGGTCAGTAAAGATGGTGAAATTCAGGGTCTTGACCTGAGTCAGCATGGCGAAGAAGGATACATTTTCCTGTAA
- a CDS encoding Fur family transcriptional regulator — protein sequence MLNFESLEIAVSPTEKFREYLATKGMRLTQERELIVAEVFSSHEHFDADQLVERMALQKTGRRVSRSTVYRTLGSLEEAGLLRKVARTNDRDVYEHDYGYPQHDHFICKSCGELFEFHNEEIANLLEKLAEQINFRMSEHRLEVYGICDECSRPPQRRHKKLDLI from the coding sequence GTGCTCAATTTTGAAAGCCTGGAAATCGCTGTTTCTCCTACCGAGAAATTCAGAGAGTACCTGGCCACAAAAGGGATGAGATTAACACAGGAACGCGAATTAATCGTCGCGGAAGTTTTCTCGTCCCACGAACATTTCGACGCCGATCAGCTGGTCGAGCGGATGGCCCTCCAGAAAACTGGACGCCGGGTCAGCCGTTCCACCGTCTATCGCACACTGGGCTCGCTCGAAGAAGCCGGCCTGTTGCGAAAGGTAGCACGGACCAACGATCGCGATGTTTACGAGCACGACTACGGCTATCCCCAGCACGATCACTTCATCTGCAAAAGCTGTGGTGAACTCTTCGAATTCCACAATGAGGAAATTGCGAATCTGCTCGAGAAACTGGCCGAGCAGATCAATTTCCGCATGAGCGAACACCGCCTCGAAGTCTATGGCATCTGCGATGAATGCTCGCGACCTCCTCAGCGTCGCCACAAGAAGCTTGACCTGATCTAA